In Pseudomonas fluorescens, one genomic interval encodes:
- a CDS encoding ribonucleoside-diphosphate reductase subunit alpha: MQTDTTRENPQGTLPQAADSNSDLAATAPGQLRVIKRNGTVVPYTDDKITVAITKAFLAVEGGTAAASSRIHDTVARLTEQVTATFKRRMPSGGTIHIEEIQDQVELALMRAGEQKVARDYVIYRDGRSKERAAHAPVEAAVDAHPSIRITRADGSLAPLDMGRLNTIVTEACEGLAEVDGDLIQRETLKNLYDGVALNDVNTALVMTARTLVEREPNYSFVTARLLMDTLRAEGLGFLGVAESATHHEMADLYAKALPAYIAKGIEFELLNPVLATFDLEKLGKAINHERDQQFTYLGLQTLYDRYFIHKDGVRFELPQIFFMRVAMGLAIEEKQKEDRAIEFYNLLSSFDYMASTPTLFNAGTLRPQLSSCYLTTVPDDLSGIYHAIHDNAMLSKFAGGLGNDWTPVRALGSYIKGTNGKSQGVVPFLKVVNDTAVAVNQGGKRKGAVCAYLETWHMDIEEFIELRKNTGDDRRRTHDMNTANWIPDLFMKRVFDDGKWTLFSPSEVPDLHDLTGKAFEERYEYYEALTEYPGKVKLFKTIQAKDLWRKMLSMLFETGHPWLTFKDPCNLRSPQQHVGVVHSSNLCTEITLNTNKDEIAVCNLGSINLPNHIVDGKLDTAKLQRTVNTAVRMLDNVIDINYYSVPQAKNSNFRHRPVGLGIMGFQDALYLQHIPYGSDAAVEFADKSMEAVSYYAIQASCDLADERGAYETFNGSLWSKGILPLDSQQILIEQRGQKYIDVDLNETLDWAPVRARVQKGIRNSNIMAIAPTATIANITGVSQSIEPTYQNLYVKSNLSGEFTVINPYLVRDLKARGLWDSVMINDLKYYDGSVQQIERIPQELKELYATAFEVDTKWIVDAASRRQKWIDQAQSLNLYIAGASGKKLDVTYRMAWYRGLKTTYYLRALAATSTEKSTINTGKLNAVSSGGNHGDDSVLAAPAGPAPVPKACAIDEPDCEACQ; this comes from the coding sequence ATGCAAACCGACACAACTCGCGAGAACCCGCAGGGCACCTTGCCGCAGGCCGCCGATTCGAATTCGGATCTGGCCGCCACCGCGCCTGGTCAACTGCGCGTGATCAAGCGTAATGGCACTGTCGTTCCTTACACCGATGACAAGATCACCGTCGCTATCACCAAAGCGTTTCTCGCAGTTGAGGGCGGCACCGCTGCCGCTTCGTCGCGAATCCACGACACCGTTGCGCGCCTGACCGAACAGGTCACCGCGACCTTCAAGCGTCGCATGCCGTCGGGCGGCACCATCCACATCGAAGAGATCCAGGACCAGGTCGAACTGGCCCTGATGCGTGCCGGCGAGCAGAAAGTCGCTCGTGACTACGTGATCTACCGTGACGGCCGCTCGAAAGAACGCGCAGCCCATGCGCCGGTAGAAGCTGCGGTCGACGCGCACCCGTCGATCCGCATCACCCGTGCCGATGGCAGCCTCGCGCCGCTGGACATGGGCCGCCTGAACACCATCGTCACCGAAGCCTGCGAAGGCCTGGCTGAAGTCGACGGCGACCTGATCCAGCGCGAAACCCTGAAGAACCTGTACGACGGCGTGGCCCTGAACGACGTCAACACCGCACTGGTAATGACCGCGCGTACCCTGGTCGAGCGCGAGCCGAACTACTCGTTCGTCACCGCCCGCCTGCTGATGGACACCCTGCGTGCCGAAGGCCTGGGCTTCCTGGGTGTGGCCGAGAGCGCCACTCACCACGAGATGGCCGACCTGTACGCCAAGGCACTGCCGGCTTACATCGCCAAAGGTATCGAGTTCGAACTGCTGAACCCTGTGCTGGCCACCTTCGACCTGGAAAAACTGGGCAAGGCGATCAACCACGAGCGCGATCAGCAATTCACCTACCTGGGCCTGCAGACCCTGTACGACCGTTACTTCATCCACAAGGATGGCGTGCGTTTCGAACTGCCGCAGATCTTCTTCATGCGCGTGGCCATGGGCCTGGCGATCGAAGAGAAGCAGAAAGAAGACCGTGCGATCGAGTTCTACAACCTGCTGTCGTCCTTTGACTACATGGCTTCGACTCCGACCCTGTTCAACGCCGGTACCCTGCGTCCACAGCTGTCGAGCTGCTACCTGACCACCGTTCCGGACGACCTGTCGGGCATCTACCACGCGATTCACGACAACGCCATGTTGTCGAAATTCGCTGGCGGCCTGGGCAACGACTGGACCCCTGTGCGTGCACTGGGTTCGTACATCAAAGGCACCAACGGCAAGTCGCAAGGCGTGGTTCCGTTCCTGAAAGTAGTGAACGACACCGCCGTAGCCGTTAACCAGGGTGGCAAGCGCAAAGGCGCTGTGTGTGCCTACCTGGAAACCTGGCACATGGACATCGAAGAGTTCATCGAACTGCGCAAGAACACCGGTGATGATCGTCGTCGTACCCACGACATGAACACCGCCAACTGGATCCCTGACCTGTTCATGAAGCGTGTCTTCGATGACGGCAAGTGGACCCTGTTCTCGCCATCCGAAGTACCGGACCTGCACGACCTGACCGGCAAAGCCTTCGAAGAGCGCTACGAGTACTACGAAGCCCTGACCGAGTACCCGGGCAAGGTCAAGCTGTTCAAGACCATCCAGGCCAAAGACCTGTGGCGCAAAATGCTCTCCATGCTGTTCGAAACCGGCCACCCATGGCTGACTTTCAAGGATCCGTGCAACCTGCGTAGCCCGCAGCAGCACGTCGGCGTGGTTCACAGCTCGAACCTGTGCACCGAGATCACCTTGAACACCAACAAGGACGAGATCGCCGTTTGCAACCTGGGCTCGATCAACCTGCCGAACCACATCGTCGACGGCAAGCTGGACACCGCCAAGCTGCAACGCACCGTGAACACCGCCGTGCGCATGCTCGACAACGTGATCGACATCAACTACTACTCGGTGCCGCAAGCGAAGAACTCCAACTTCCGCCACCGTCCGGTCGGTCTGGGCATCATGGGCTTCCAGGACGCGCTGTACCTGCAGCACATCCCTTACGGTTCCGACGCTGCCGTCGAGTTCGCCGACAAGTCGATGGAAGCGGTCAGCTACTACGCGATCCAGGCGTCCTGCGACCTGGCCGACGAGCGTGGTGCTTACGAGACCTTCAACGGTTCGCTGTGGTCCAAAGGCATCCTGCCACTGGATTCGCAACAGATCCTGATCGAGCAACGTGGCCAGAAGTACATCGACGTTGACCTGAACGAAACCCTGGACTGGGCACCGGTTCGCGCCCGTGTACAGAAAGGCATTCGTAACTCCAACATCATGGCCATCGCACCGACCGCAACCATCGCCAACATCACCGGCGTATCGCAGTCGATCGAACCGACCTACCAGAACCTGTATGTGAAATCGAACCTGTCGGGCGAATTCACCGTGATCAACCCGTACCTGGTTCGCGACCTCAAGGCTCGCGGTCTGTGGGACTCGGTCATGATCAACGACCTGAAGTACTACGACGGTTCGGTTCAGCAGATCGAGCGCATCCCGCAAGAACTCAAAGAGCTCTACGCGACCGCGTTCGAAGTGGACACCAAGTGGATCGTTGACGCCGCCAGCCGTCGTCAGAAGTGGATCGACCAGGCCCAGTCGCTGAACCTGTACATCGCCGGCGCCTCGGGCAAGAAGCTCGACGTGACCTACCGCATGGCCTGGTACCGTGGTCTGAAAACCACTTACTACCTCCGTGCCCTGGCTGCGACCAGCACCGAGAAGTCGACCATCAACACCGGCAAGCTGAACGCTGTTTCCAGCGGCGGCAACCACGGCGACGATTCGGTTCTGGCAGCTCCGGCCGGCCCAGCGCCAGTGCCAAAGGCTTGCGCGATCGACGAGCCGGATTGCGAAGCTTGCCAATAA
- the flgE gene encoding flagellar hook protein FlgE, with protein MSFNIGLSGLYAANKQLDVTGNNIANVATAGFKSSRAEFEDVYSSTRLGSGSKVIGNGVRLANVSQQFTQGDINNTGNVLDMGINGSGFFTMSNNGSVSYTRAGTFKVDNAGYITNTDYTSRLQGYGVDANGKIINGVLTDLKIDTSNLAPKSTSLVTSTINLDSTAPVIDDTVPAGKFDPNNLATYTKSFSTPIYDSQGNMHPMDQYVVKTGANTWKVYTLVDGRNPDATGSDPKVTAPTPSTMTFDSAGKLTQVSTLPGPVISSDLKLSGWVPGNVINGTFKPNGAAANPAGITISMAQTTQYNADTARSIPTQDGYATGQITNLTIDGTGTLFANFSNNQSKAIGQVALASFTNEQGLQAIGGTSWKETFASGIPGYDAPKTGTLGEVVSNSLEESNVNLTNELVDLIKGQSNYQANAKTISTQSTIMQTIIQMT; from the coding sequence ATGTCTTTCAATATCGGCCTTAGCGGTCTCTATGCAGCCAACAAACAACTGGACGTGACCGGCAACAACATCGCCAACGTCGCGACCGCCGGTTTCAAATCGTCCCGTGCAGAATTCGAAGACGTTTACTCGTCGACCCGTCTGGGCAGTGGCAGCAAGGTCATCGGTAACGGTGTACGCCTGGCCAACGTTTCTCAGCAGTTCACCCAGGGTGACATCAACAACACCGGTAACGTGCTGGACATGGGTATCAACGGTTCCGGTTTCTTCACCATGAGCAACAACGGTTCGGTTTCCTATACCCGTGCCGGTACCTTCAAGGTCGACAACGCTGGTTACATCACCAACACCGACTACACCTCGCGCCTGCAGGGTTACGGTGTGGATGCCAACGGCAAGATCATCAATGGTGTGCTGACTGACCTGAAGATCGACACTTCCAACCTGGCGCCGAAGTCCACCTCGCTGGTGACCTCGACCATCAACCTGGACTCGACCGCTCCAGTAATCGACGACACAGTGCCCGCCGGCAAGTTCGATCCGAACAACCTCGCGACCTACACCAAATCGTTCAGCACGCCGATCTATGACAGTCAGGGCAACATGCACCCGATGGATCAGTACGTGGTCAAGACCGGTGCCAACACCTGGAAGGTCTACACCCTGGTAGACGGTCGTAATCCGGACGCTACCGGTAGCGATCCGAAGGTCACCGCGCCGACACCTTCGACCATGACGTTTGACTCCGCTGGCAAGCTGACTCAGGTCAGCACTCTGCCGGGTCCGGTGATCAGCAGTGACCTCAAGCTCAGTGGCTGGGTCCCGGGTAATGTGATCAACGGTACATTCAAGCCTAATGGTGCAGCCGCGAACCCGGCAGGCATCACCATTTCGATGGCTCAGACCACCCAGTACAACGCCGATACCGCCCGTTCGATCCCGACTCAGGATGGTTACGCCACTGGCCAGATCACCAACCTGACCATTGATGGCACCGGTACCCTGTTCGCCAACTTCAGCAACAACCAGAGCAAGGCCATCGGCCAGGTTGCGCTGGCCAGCTTCACCAACGAACAGGGCCTGCAGGCTATCGGTGGTACCAGCTGGAAAGAGACCTTCGCTTCCGGTATTCCGGGCTACGACGCGCCGAAAACCGGGACCTTGGGTGAGGTGGTATCCAACTCGCTGGAAGAGTCGAACGTTAACCTGACCAACGAGCTGGTAGACCTGATCAAGGGCCAGAGCAACTATCAGGCGAATGCGAAGACCATTTCGACGCAGAGCACCATTATGCAGACCATCATTCAGATGACCTGA
- the flgD gene encoding flagellar hook assembly protein FlgD yields the protein MSVSDTTSSLSMNDILANSSKKTSSSTTGGIASATNSATGGKALGKDAFLQLLVTQLKNQNPLDPQDNSAFVAQLAQFSSLEGITTLNSTVSSLAGNYSSSQALQASSLVGRNVIVQTNTVQLDDPSKGMTGSVTVPSSIAGGTVSITDSSGTVVRTIDLGSRAAGSASFTWDGKDKDGNLVKTGTYTVKANASINGTATDMATYLPATVNSVTISQTGGELMLNLSGKGTVALSKVQTIGI from the coding sequence ATGAGTGTTTCCGATACCACCAGCAGCCTGAGCATGAATGACATCCTGGCGAACTCCTCGAAGAAAACGAGCAGTTCGACCACCGGTGGCATTGCTTCGGCCACCAACAGCGCCACTGGCGGCAAAGCCCTGGGCAAGGATGCGTTCCTGCAACTGCTGGTCACCCAGCTGAAAAACCAGAACCCGCTTGATCCGCAGGACAACAGCGCTTTCGTAGCGCAGTTGGCGCAGTTCAGCAGCCTTGAGGGCATCACCACCCTCAACAGCACCGTCAGTTCGCTGGCCGGCAACTACAGCTCCTCGCAAGCCCTGCAGGCGTCGTCGCTGGTTGGCCGTAACGTGATCGTGCAGACCAACACCGTGCAATTGGACGACCCAAGCAAAGGCATGACCGGTTCGGTCACCGTGCCGTCGTCGATTGCCGGTGGCACCGTCAGCATTACCGACAGCAGCGGCACGGTGGTTCGCACCATCGATCTGGGCAGTCGCGCCGCAGGCAGCGCGAGCTTCACCTGGGACGGCAAGGACAAGGACGGCAATCTGGTGAAGACCGGTACCTATACCGTCAAAGCCAACGCCTCGATCAATGGCACCGCGACCGATATGGCGACCTACCTGCCAGCCACGGTCAACAGCGTGACCATCAGCCAGACCGGTGGCGAGCTGATGCTCAACCTGTCCGGCAAGGGCACCGTCGCCCTGTCCAAAGTACAAACCATTGGTATATAG
- the flgC gene encoding flagellar basal body rod protein FlgC, giving the protein MSLSSVFNIAGSGMSAQTTRLNTVASNIANAETVSSSIDQTYRARHPVFATMFQGGQNSGSNSLFQSQDAAGQGVQVLGVVEDQSNLEARYEPNHPAADAKGYVYYPNVNVVEEMADMISASRSFQTNAEMMNTAKTMMQKVLTLGQ; this is encoded by the coding sequence ATGTCCCTGTCCAGCGTTTTCAACATTGCCGGCAGCGGCATGAGCGCACAAACCACGCGTCTGAACACCGTGGCTTCGAACATCGCCAACGCCGAAACCGTTTCGTCGAGCATTGACCAGACCTACCGCGCCCGTCACCCGGTGTTCGCCACCATGTTCCAGGGCGGCCAGAACAGTGGCAGCAACTCGCTGTTCCAGAGCCAGGACGCCGCAGGGCAGGGCGTGCAGGTACTTGGCGTGGTCGAAGACCAGAGCAATCTCGAAGCGCGTTACGAGCCGAACCATCCGGCCGCTGACGCCAAGGGCTACGTCTACTACCCGAACGTCAACGTGGTGGAAGAAATGGCTGACATGATTTCCGCGAGCCGTTCGTTCCAGACCAACGCCGAAATGATGAACACCGCCAAAACCATGATGCAGAAGGTACTGACCCTCGGTCAGTAA
- the flgB gene encoding flagellar basal body rod protein FlgB translates to MSISFDKALGIHEKALGFRAQRAEVLANNIANADTPNYKARDLDFSKVLEAQTQKNANGTIALNMTNSRHIEAEGLGNGDESLMYRTPMQPSIDQNTVDAQLEQSNYAENAVGFQASFTLLNSKFKGLVSALRGE, encoded by the coding sequence ATGAGCATCAGCTTCGATAAAGCGCTCGGCATTCACGAAAAGGCATTGGGCTTCCGCGCCCAGCGTGCCGAAGTGCTGGCCAACAACATCGCCAACGCCGATACCCCGAACTACAAGGCTCGGGATCTGGACTTCTCCAAAGTGCTCGAAGCACAGACCCAGAAGAACGCCAACGGCACCATCGCCCTGAACATGACCAACAGCCGTCACATCGAAGCTGAAGGCCTGGGCAATGGCGACGAATCGCTGATGTATCGCACGCCGATGCAGCCTTCGATCGACCAGAACACCGTGGACGCTCAGCTTGAGCAGTCGAACTACGCGGAAAACGCGGTCGGCTTCCAGGCCAGCTTCACCCTGCTCAACAGCAAATTCAAAGGGCTGGTGTCAGCCCTGCGCGGAGAGTAA
- the cheR gene encoding protein-glutamate O-methyltransferase CheR: protein MSTGNLDFEQFRVFLEKACGILLGENKQYLVSSRLNKLMEQQGIKSLGELVQRIQTQPRSGLREQVVDAMTTNETLWFRDTYPFEVLKNKVLPEAIKASPNQRLRIWSAACSSGQEPYSLSMSIDEFERSNLGQLKMGVQIVATDLSGSMLTNCKTGEYDSLAIGRGLSADRLQRYFDPKGPGRWVIKAPIKNRVEFRSFNLLDSYASLGKFDIVFCRNVLIYFSAEVKKDILLRIHSTLKPGGYLFLGASEALNGLPDHYQMVQCSPGIIYQAK, encoded by the coding sequence TTGTCTACGGGTAATTTGGATTTCGAACAATTCCGGGTCTTCCTGGAAAAAGCCTGTGGCATTTTGCTCGGTGAAAACAAGCAGTACCTGGTCTCGAGCCGTCTCAACAAACTGATGGAGCAGCAAGGCATCAAGTCCCTGGGTGAGCTGGTACAGCGCATCCAGACCCAGCCGCGCAGCGGTTTGCGCGAGCAGGTGGTCGATGCCATGACGACCAACGAAACCCTGTGGTTTCGGGACACCTATCCGTTTGAAGTCTTGAAGAACAAGGTGCTGCCCGAGGCGATCAAGGCCAGTCCCAACCAGCGTCTGCGGATCTGGTCGGCGGCGTGCTCGTCGGGTCAGGAACCGTATTCGCTGTCGATGTCGATCGATGAGTTCGAGCGCAGCAACCTCGGTCAGTTGAAGATGGGCGTGCAGATTGTTGCCACGGACTTGTCCGGCAGCATGCTGACCAACTGCAAGACCGGCGAGTACGACAGCCTGGCGATCGGTCGCGGTTTGTCCGCCGATCGTCTGCAGCGCTACTTCGACCCGAAAGGGCCGGGGCGCTGGGTGATCAAGGCGCCGATCAAGAACCGGGTGGAATTCCGTTCGTTCAACCTGCTCGACAGCTACGCGAGTCTGGGCAAGTTCGACATCGTGTTCTGCCGCAACGTGCTGATCTACTTCTCCGCCGAGGTGAAGAAAGACATCCTGTTGCGCATTCACAGCACGCTGAAGCCGGGCGGCTATCTGTTCCTTGGCGCTTCCGAAGCGCTGAACGGTCTGCCGGATCATTACCAGATGGTCCAGTGCAGCCCGGGGATCATTTACCAGGCGAAGTGA
- a CDS encoding chemotaxis protein CheV yields MAGVMDSVNQRTQLVGQNRLELLLFRLDGQQLYGINVFKVREVLQCPSLTLMPKSSPVVCGVANIRGATIPILDLAMATGSGALKDKNSPFVIITEYNTKTQGFLVRSVERIVNMNWEEIHPPPKGTGRDHYLTAVTRVDNQLVEIIDVEKVLAEVAPTPEAISVGVVDVETQSKALSLRVLTVDDSSVARKQVTRCLQTIGVEVVALNDGKQALDYLRKLVEEGKKPEEEFLMMISDIEMPEMDGYTLTAEIRSDPRMQKLHIILHTSLSGVFNQAMVKKVGADDFLAKFRPDDLASRVVDRIKAADIS; encoded by the coding sequence ATGGCTGGTGTAATGGATTCGGTGAACCAGCGCACGCAACTGGTAGGGCAGAATCGCCTGGAGCTGTTGTTGTTCCGTCTTGACGGTCAGCAGCTCTACGGCATCAACGTGTTCAAGGTGCGGGAAGTGCTGCAATGCCCGTCGCTGACGTTGATGCCCAAGTCCAGTCCTGTCGTGTGCGGGGTGGCGAATATCCGGGGGGCGACCATTCCGATCCTTGATCTGGCAATGGCGACCGGTTCCGGGGCGTTGAAAGACAAGAACAGTCCGTTCGTGATCATCACGGAGTACAACACCAAGACCCAGGGTTTCCTGGTTCGCTCGGTGGAGCGCATCGTCAACATGAACTGGGAGGAGATCCATCCGCCGCCCAAGGGCACCGGGCGCGATCACTACCTGACGGCTGTGACTCGGGTCGACAATCAGTTAGTCGAAATCATCGATGTCGAGAAGGTGCTGGCGGAAGTGGCGCCGACGCCCGAGGCGATTTCGGTCGGTGTGGTCGATGTCGAAACCCAGAGCAAGGCGTTGTCGCTGCGGGTGCTGACGGTCGATGACTCGTCGGTGGCGCGCAAGCAGGTCACGCGTTGCCTGCAGACGATCGGCGTCGAAGTGGTGGCGCTGAACGACGGCAAGCAGGCGCTGGATTACCTGCGCAAGCTGGTCGAAGAGGGCAAGAAGCCGGAAGAAGAGTTCCTGATGATGATTTCCGACATCGAGATGCCGGAGATGGACGGGTACACCCTGACGGCGGAGATCCGCAGCGACCCGCGCATGCAAAAGCTTCATATCATCCTGCATACTTCGTTGTCGGGGGTATTCAATCAGGCGATGGTCAAGAAAGTCGGTGCCGATGACTTCCTGGCCAAATTCCGTCCTGATGACCTGGCATCCCGGGTAGTCGACCGGATCAAAGCAGCAGATATCAGCTAG
- the flgA gene encoding flagellar basal body P-ring formation chaperone FlgA, whose translation MNAQTTFFRRLTSRTRKALCAVSAVCFFFAGSPAGADTVTLPDMLIGVTQGFLEFTVEDYLATSQTEGRYEIEVNQLDPRMRMPMCDKELTASLESPARPLGRVTVKVRCEGSSPWTVFVPAQVRLFREIVTTTRPLKRAGIIEPQDVTLRERDISQINQGFLTSVDEAIGQKLTRPTVADQVITLVHLEQAEVVRKGDQVVIIARSGTLAVRMPGEALANGGLKEQIRVKNLNSNRVIKAQVIAPGQVEVAM comes from the coding sequence ATGAACGCTCAAACGACATTTTTCCGACGCCTGACCTCCCGCACCCGCAAAGCGCTGTGCGCGGTATCTGCCGTCTGCTTCTTCTTCGCTGGCAGCCCTGCCGGTGCTGATACGGTTACCTTGCCTGACATGCTTATCGGCGTCACCCAAGGCTTTCTTGAGTTCACCGTAGAAGACTATCTGGCTACCAGTCAAACGGAAGGCCGCTACGAAATCGAGGTCAACCAGCTCGACCCGCGTATGCGCATGCCTATGTGCGACAAGGAATTGACAGCGTCACTGGAGAGTCCGGCACGTCCGCTGGGCCGGGTTACGGTCAAGGTCCGGTGCGAGGGAAGCTCGCCGTGGACGGTGTTCGTGCCCGCTCAAGTCCGCCTGTTTCGCGAGATTGTCACCACCACTCGCCCGCTAAAACGCGCCGGAATTATCGAGCCGCAGGATGTGACCTTGCGTGAACGCGACATCAGCCAGATCAATCAGGGTTTCCTGACGTCGGTGGATGAAGCCATCGGGCAGAAATTGACCCGACCAACGGTCGCCGATCAGGTGATTACCCTGGTGCATCTGGAACAGGCTGAAGTGGTGCGCAAGGGTGATCAGGTGGTCATCATCGCCCGCAGCGGTACGCTCGCTGTGCGCATGCCCGGCGAAGCCCTGGCCAATGGCGGTTTGAAAGAACAGATCCGGGTGAAAAACCTCAATTCCAACCGGGTGATCAAGGCGCAAGTCATCGCGCCGGGCCAGGTGGAAGTGGCCATGTAA
- the flgM gene encoding flagellar biosynthesis anti-sigma factor FlgM: MVIDFSRLNSSSSLTGSTRTSNAKETAESGTSAPLNTQAETASTAKSGESVHLSNEAQQLQKVTDKLRDQPAVDKARVAELKAAIADGSYKVDSNRVASKLLNFEAQR; this comes from the coding sequence ATGGTCATCGATTTCAGCCGTTTGAACAGCTCCTCGTCACTTACGGGCAGTACACGTACCAGCAACGCCAAGGAAACCGCCGAATCCGGCACCTCCGCGCCGCTGAATACCCAGGCCGAAACGGCCAGTACCGCAAAAAGCGGGGAATCGGTACACCTCAGCAATGAGGCTCAACAGTTGCAGAAGGTCACTGACAAGCTGCGCGATCAGCCTGCCGTCGACAAAGCCCGGGTGGCCGAGTTGAAAGCAGCGATTGCCGATGGCAGCTATAAAGTCGACAGCAACCGTGTAGCCAGCAAACTGCTCAACTTCGAAGCCCAGCGCTAG
- a CDS encoding flagella synthesis protein FlgN — protein sequence MHDTNLLQLITDDFAPAQQLLELLQTESLALHGRDMPLLEDILARKQALIILLEQHGRKRSEILASLNLPLDRQGLEQLASHSSIGDQLLAQSDVLTDLIAQCQAANVKNGQSIQIQQAATANQLKILTGGEPPALYDASGTFAKPTKPRTLSQA from the coding sequence ATGCACGACACTAATTTATTGCAACTGATCACCGACGACTTTGCTCCAGCTCAACAATTGCTGGAGTTGCTGCAAACCGAGTCCCTCGCTTTGCACGGTCGCGACATGCCTTTGCTCGAAGACATTCTGGCGCGCAAACAGGCATTGATCATTTTGCTTGAACAGCATGGCCGCAAGCGCAGCGAAATCCTCGCCAGCCTCAACCTGCCGCTCGACCGTCAGGGCCTGGAGCAACTGGCCAGCCACTCGAGCATTGGCGACCAGTTGCTGGCCCAGAGCGACGTGTTGACCGACCTGATTGCCCAGTGCCAGGCGGCGAACGTCAAGAACGGCCAGTCGATCCAGATTCAGCAGGCCGCCACGGCCAATCAGCTGAAAATCCTCACCGGGGGCGAGCCGCCAGCGTTGTATGACGCCTCGGGCACTTTCGCCAAACCCACCAAGCCGCGTACGCTCAGCCAGGCGTGA
- a CDS encoding flagellar brake protein → MPNALSADDSPQPPKVLTTPLEISSNLRQLQESHDPLIITFHERSQRFQSYLIKVDRDTATIALDEMIPRDGERFLQAGEPFKVEGFHEGVRIAWECTGTLNIEESEGDRFYTGDLPTEVVYHQRRNAFRAALKLTDLVSVELGGEKLKAPINGKLLDISATGCKLRFEGDITDRLQLGQVYDRMIATPLFGNQPISVELRYLHFEEKLNITFAGLRFHNISGQAARNVERFVYQLQREARRFDKDDL, encoded by the coding sequence GTGCCAAACGCCCTAAGCGCGGATGATAGTCCGCAGCCACCAAAGGTGCTGACCACGCCCCTGGAAATCTCCAGCAACCTGCGCCAGCTGCAAGAAAGCCACGATCCGCTGATCATCACGTTCCACGAGCGCAGCCAGCGCTTTCAGAGCTACCTGATCAAGGTCGACCGCGATACCGCGACGATTGCCCTGGACGAGATGATCCCGCGCGATGGCGAGCGCTTTCTGCAGGCGGGCGAACCGTTCAAGGTCGAAGGCTTCCACGAGGGCGTGCGCATCGCCTGGGAATGCACCGGTACGCTGAACATTGAAGAGTCCGAGGGCGATCGCTTCTACACCGGTGACCTGCCGACCGAGGTGGTTTACCACCAGCGCCGCAACGCCTTTCGTGCAGCCCTGAAGCTGACTGACCTGGTCAGCGTCGAACTCGGCGGCGAAAAGCTCAAAGCGCCGATCAACGGCAAACTGCTGGATATTTCCGCCACCGGTTGCAAGCTGCGCTTTGAAGGCGACATCACCGACCGCCTGCAACTGGGCCAGGTCTATGACCGCATGATCGCCACCCCGCTGTTTGGCAATCAACCGATCTCGGTCGAACTGCGTTATCTGCACTTCGAAGAAAAGCTCAACATCACCTTCGCTGGTCTGCGTTTCCACAACATCAGCGGCCAGGCGGCGCGCAACGTCGAACGCTTCGTCTATCAGTTGCAGCGTGAAGCACGCCGGTTCGATAAAGACGATCTGTGA